Proteins from one Stenotrophomonas aracearum genomic window:
- the merR gene encoding Hg(II)-responsive transcriptional regulator yields the protein MVNDPQTLTIGAFAKAAGVNVETIRFYQRKGLLPEPGRPVGSIRRYGSADVARVRFVKSAQRLGFNLDEVGQLLQLEDGTHCSEAAELAALQLTDVRTKMADLTRIEAVLSRLVNECHAQRGTVSCPLIDSLHGS from the coding sequence ATGGTGAACGATCCGCAAACACTGACCATCGGGGCTTTCGCCAAGGCCGCTGGGGTCAACGTGGAGACCATCCGGTTCTATCAGCGCAAGGGGTTATTGCCAGAACCAGGTCGGCCCGTCGGCAGTATTCGCCGCTACGGATCGGCGGACGTGGCGCGGGTGCGTTTCGTGAAATCCGCCCAGCGGCTGGGGTTCAACCTGGACGAAGTCGGCCAACTCCTACAGCTTGAGGACGGCACTCACTGCAGCGAAGCCGCCGAGCTGGCTGCGCTCCAGCTCACCGACGTGCGCACCAAGATGGCGGACCTGACGCGAATCGAAGCGGTGCTGTCACGGTTGGTCAACGAGTGCCATGCGCAGCGAGGCACTGTGTCGTGCCCGCTGATCGATTCTCTGCACGGGAGCTAG
- the merP gene encoding mercury resistance system periplasmic binding protein MerP, whose translation MKKLVALLALTVALSAPAWAATKTVTLSVPSMTCATCPITVKKALTKVEGVIEAKVTWEPKEAVVTYDDAKTTPAALTKATENAGYPSTVKK comes from the coding sequence ATGAAGAAACTCGTCGCATTGCTCGCTCTGACCGTTGCCCTCAGCGCTCCCGCCTGGGCCGCCACCAAAACCGTCACGCTGTCGGTGCCGAGCATGACCTGCGCCACCTGTCCGATCACGGTCAAGAAGGCGCTGACCAAGGTCGAAGGCGTCATCGAGGCCAAGGTGACCTGGGAGCCCAAGGAGGCGGTGGTAACCTACGACGATGCCAAGACCACTCCGGCCGCGTTGACCAAAGCCACCGAGAACGCCGGCTACCCGTCTACCGTCAAGAAGTGA
- the merA gene encoding mercury(II) reductase, whose translation MTEAITLHIDGMTCGSCAEHVKQTLEKVPGVRSASVSYPQRRAEIEASVGTAADVTSLVAAVSALGYRAQLADAPGQPSDLLNNAQERLGGEPKREDDEAALHVAVIGSGGAAMAAALKAVEQGARVTLIERSTLGGTCVNVGCVPSKIMIRAAHIAHLRRESPFDDGIAAASPKILRKRLLAQQQGRVDELRHAKYEGILTSTPTITVLRGDARFKDAHTLTVATADDGMREVSFDRCLIATGASPAIPPIPGLKDTPFWTSTEALASDTIPDRLAVIGSSVVAVELAQAFARLGSKVTMLARSTLFFREDPAIGEAITAVFRAEGIEVLDHTQASQVAYEDGEFVLTTERGELHADRLLFATGRTPNTRTLNLDAAGVVVNAQGAITIDHAMRTTVPHIYAAGDCTDQPQFVYVAAAAGTRAAINMTGGNATLDLTAMPAVVFTDPQVATVGYSEAEAHHDGIETDSRTLTLDNVPRALVNFDTRGFIKLVSEAGSGRLIGVQAVAPEAGELIQTAVLAIRNRMTVRELADQLFPYLTMVEGLKLAAQTFTKDVKQLSCCAG comes from the coding sequence ATGACCGAGGCGATCACGCTGCACATCGATGGCATGACCTGCGGGTCGTGCGCCGAGCACGTCAAGCAGACCTTGGAAAAGGTGCCCGGCGTGCGTTCGGCCTCAGTGTCCTACCCACAGCGCCGGGCCGAGATTGAGGCCAGCGTAGGTACCGCCGCGGACGTGACCTCGCTGGTCGCGGCGGTATCCGCACTCGGTTACCGAGCGCAGCTTGCCGATGCGCCGGGGCAACCCAGCGACCTGCTGAACAATGCACAAGAGCGGCTGGGCGGCGAACCAAAGCGCGAGGACGATGAGGCTGCACTGCACGTGGCCGTGATCGGCAGCGGCGGCGCGGCGATGGCGGCGGCGTTGAAGGCCGTCGAGCAAGGGGCGCGTGTGACGCTGATCGAGCGCAGCACTCTCGGCGGCACCTGCGTCAACGTCGGATGTGTGCCGTCCAAGATCATGATCCGCGCTGCCCACATTGCGCATCTGCGTCGCGAGAGTCCGTTCGATGACGGCATTGCCGCCGCCTCGCCGAAGATTCTGCGCAAGCGCTTGCTGGCTCAGCAGCAGGGGCGCGTCGATGAACTGCGCCACGCCAAGTACGAAGGCATCCTGACGAGCACCCCGACCATCACCGTGCTGCGCGGCGATGCCCGATTCAAGGATGCGCACACGCTGACCGTGGCAACCGCTGACGACGGGATGCGCGAGGTGAGTTTCGACCGCTGCCTCATCGCCACCGGGGCCAGTCCGGCGATTCCACCGATCCCGGGCTTGAAAGACACGCCCTTCTGGACGTCGACCGAAGCGCTGGCCAGCGACACGATCCCCGATCGGCTGGCCGTGATCGGCTCGTCGGTGGTGGCCGTCGAACTCGCGCAGGCCTTTGCCCGGCTGGGCAGCAAGGTGACCATGCTGGCGCGCAGCACACTGTTCTTTCGCGAAGACCCCGCCATTGGCGAGGCCATCACGGCCGTGTTCCGCGCCGAAGGCATCGAAGTGCTGGACCACACCCAGGCCAGCCAGGTCGCCTATGAGGATGGGGAATTCGTGCTCACCACCGAACGCGGCGAACTGCATGCCGACCGGCTGTTGTTCGCCACCGGCCGCACCCCAAACACCCGCACGCTCAACCTCGACGCGGCCGGTGTGGTGGTCAATGCGCAAGGCGCCATCACCATCGACCACGCGATGCGCACTACCGTGCCGCACATCTATGCCGCCGGCGACTGCACTGACCAGCCGCAGTTCGTCTACGTCGCGGCGGCGGCCGGCACCCGCGCTGCAATCAACATGACGGGTGGCAACGCGACGCTGGATCTGACGGCGATGCCGGCGGTGGTGTTCACCGACCCGCAGGTCGCCACCGTGGGCTACAGCGAAGCCGAAGCGCACCACGACGGTATCGAGACCGACAGCCGCACGCTGACGCTCGACAACGTGCCCCGGGCGCTGGTCAACTTCGACACGCGCGGTTTCATCAAGCTGGTTTCGGAGGCCGGTTCGGGACGACTGATCGGCGTGCAAGCGGTAGCCCCGGAAGCAGGCGAGCTGATCCAAACCGCAGTACTGGCGATTCGCAACCGCATGACGGTGCGAGAGTTGGCCGACCAGTTATTCCCCTACCTGACGATGGTCGAGGGGCTGAAACTCGCGGCACAAACCTTCACCAAGGACGTAAAGCAACTGTCCTGTTGCGCGGGGTAG
- a CDS encoding IS3 family transposase codes for MRSSHTKIRIPKKSRGVLRQGMTAKYAFMREHLGEFRLTAMCRVLGVNRSGYYAWAGNSGRPRRREDDRLRGLIKHAWLASGTVYGYRKITRELREAGERCSRHRVRRLMKAEGIRAEIGYGTKPRHRGGPPGMVENVVNRDFSPAAPNKVWVTDITYIRTYEGWTFLAVIVDLYSRQVVGWAMQSQMTTDLVLQALVSAVWKRKPAAGLIIHSDQGSQFTSSDWLSLLKQNGMVPSMSRRGNCHDNAVAESFFSALKKERIKRRIYPTRDEARSDVFNYIEMFYNPIRRHGSAGNLAPVEFERRYAQGGS; via the coding sequence GTGCGGTCTTCCCACACTAAAATCCGGATACCCAAAAAAAGCCGCGGCGTACTTCGCCAAGGGATGACGGCGAAGTACGCTTTCATGCGTGAGCACTTGGGCGAGTTCAGGCTGACGGCCATGTGTCGAGTGCTTGGGGTTAACCGCAGTGGCTACTACGCATGGGCGGGCAATTCGGGCAGGCCGCGTCGTCGTGAGGATGATCGTCTGCGCGGCCTTATCAAGCACGCGTGGTTGGCAAGCGGGACGGTGTACGGCTACCGCAAGATCACCCGGGAACTTCGTGAGGCCGGTGAACGTTGCAGCCGCCATCGTGTTCGACGTCTGATGAAGGCAGAGGGCATAAGGGCAGAAATTGGCTACGGCACCAAGCCGCGCCATCGAGGCGGTCCGCCTGGGATGGTTGAAAACGTCGTCAATCGCGACTTTTCGCCCGCTGCACCAAACAAGGTGTGGGTCACTGACATAACATACATCCGCACCTACGAGGGCTGGACTTTCCTGGCAGTGATCGTCGACCTTTACTCACGGCAAGTGGTTGGCTGGGCGATGCAGTCCCAGATGACCACCGACCTTGTGCTGCAGGCACTGGTATCGGCGGTGTGGAAGCGAAAGCCTGCTGCGGGCCTGATCATCCACTCTGACCAAGGCAGCCAGTTCACGAGCAGCGACTGGCTATCGTTGCTGAAGCAGAATGGCATGGTTCCAAGCATGAGTCGGCGTGGAAACTGCCATGACAATGCGGTGGCTGAGAGCTTTTTCAGTGCACTGAAGAAGGAGCGGATCAAGCGACGGATCTACCCGACCCGGGACGAGGCGCGCTCGGATGTATTCAATTACATCGAGATGTTTTACAACCCAATCCGACGCCACGGTTCCGCTGGCAACCTGGCCCCTGTAGAGTTTGAACGGCGCTACGCGCAAGGCGGCTCATGA
- the merT gene encoding mercuric ion transporter MerT — MADPSNGRGALAAGGLAAILASTCCLGPLVLITLGFSGAWIGNLTALEPYRPIFIGVALVALFFAWRRIFRPARACAPDDACAVPQVRTAYKVIFWIVTALVLIALVFPYLMPLFY; from the coding sequence ATGGCAGACCCCAGCAACGGCCGCGGTGCACTGGCCGCCGGTGGCCTCGCCGCCATCCTCGCCTCGACCTGCTGCCTCGGTCCGCTGGTGCTGATCACGCTGGGTTTCTCCGGCGCCTGGATCGGCAACTTGACCGCGCTGGAACCGTACCGGCCGATCTTCATTGGCGTGGCGCTCGTGGCGCTGTTCTTCGCGTGGCGTCGCATCTTCCGGCCGGCTCGCGCCTGCGCGCCGGACGACGCATGCGCCGTGCCCCAGGTGCGGACGGCCTACAAGGTGATCTTCTGGATCGTCACCGCCCTGGTGCTGATCGCGCTCGTGTTCCCCTACCTCATGCCCCTGTTCTACTGA
- a CDS encoding IS3-like element ISStma13 family transposase (programmed frameshift), which produces MTRRLDVKKRFSEEQIIGFLREAESGMPIKDLCRQHGFSEASYYLWRSKFGGMSVPDAKRHKDLEAENTRLKKLLAEQVFENDVIKDALRKKLVTAPARRLLVRSLVEKGLSERRALTVVRMSASALRYEPRPDNNVELREQIAALAHRHRRYGVGMIHLKLRQKGLVVNYKRVERLYQEAGLQVRRRKRKKVPVSERQPLLRPSAANEVWSMDFVFERTAEGRVVKCLTIVDDATHEAVAIEVERAISGQGVSRVLDRLAMQRGLPRVIRTDNGKEFCGKAMVAWAHEKEVALRLIEPGKPNQNAYIESFNGRLRDECLNEHWFPTLLHARTSIESWRRDYNEERPKRALGGLTPAQYAAQLAAKNDNISTGL; this is translated from the exons ATGACAAGGAGATTGGACGTGAAGAAGCGCTTTTCCGAAGAGCAGATCATCGGCTTCCTACGCGAAGCTGAGTCCGGCATGCCCATCAAGGACCTCTGCCGCCAGCATGGCTTCAGCGAGGCCTCGTACTACCTGTGGCGCAGCAAGTTCGGCGGCATGAGCGTGCCCGACGCCAAGCGGCACAAGGACCTGGAGGCGGAGAACACACGCCTGAAGAAGCTGCTGGCAGAACAGGTCTTCGAGAACGACGTCATCAAGGATGCGTTGCGAAAAAAGT TGGTGACCGCGCCGGCGCGCAGGCTGCTGGTGCGGAGCCTGGTCGAGAAGGGGTTGAGCGAGCGGCGAGCGCTGACGGTGGTGCGGATGAGCGCTAGCGCGCTGCGCTATGAGCCTCGGCCCGACAACAACGTTGAGCTGCGCGAGCAGATTGCTGCGCTGGCGCATCGGCACAGACGCTACGGGGTGGGCATGATCCATCTGAAGCTGCGGCAGAAAGGACTTGTCGTGAACTACAAGCGAGTGGAGCGGCTCTATCAGGAAGCGGGCCTGCAGGTGCGACGCAGAAAGCGTAAGAAGGTGCCGGTTAGCGAGCGCCAGCCCCTCCTGCGGCCGTCCGCTGCCAATGAGGTGTGGTCGATGGACTTCGTGTTCGAGCGTACCGCAGAAGGCCGGGTGGTCAAGTGCCTGACGATCGTCGACGACGCCACCCACGAGGCTGTGGCCATCGAAGTGGAGCGGGCAATATCCGGGCAAGGCGTGTCCAGGGTACTGGACAGGCTGGCCATGCAGCGCGGCTTGCCACGAGTGATCAGGACAGACAACGGCAAGGAGTTTTGCGGTAAGGCGATGGTGGCTTGGGCTCACGAAAAGGAAGTTGCCCTGCGTCTGATCGAACCGGGCAAGCCGAACCAAAATGCGTACATCGAGTCCTTCAACGGACGGCTGCGCGACGAATGCCTCAACGAGCACTGGTTCCCGACGTTGCTTCATGCCCGCACCAGTATCGAAAGCTGGCGGCGCGACTACAACGAAGAAAGACCAAAAAGAGCGCTTGGCGGTCTAACACCCGCCCAATACGCCGCGCAGTTGGCGGCGAAGAACGATAACATCAGCACCGGACTCTAA
- a CDS encoding TrkH family potassium uptake protein produces the protein MPTLYIGLTVVAGVAYWLAGMNPFDAIVHALTSIATGGYSTSDQSFGRWEDNGIQWLATLFMLSGTLPFVLYVRFLAGDRRAFFDRQVKSLLGLLAVSVGGIGTWLAASGQYGFEQAYRYAAFSVVSVVTTTGYAVTDYGQWGAAIVGVFFLLTFVGGCTGSTSGGIKIFRFEVMAVMLRVHFLRLLYPNGVFPRSYDGKPLSDEVIGSVVAFLTVFLVCYAVITVVLLGLGLDFLTSASGAATALSNVGPGLGETIGPAGTFASLPSAAKWVLSFAMLLGRLELFTVLIIFLPRFWRG, from the coding sequence CTGCCAACCCTCTACATTGGTCTGACGGTTGTGGCCGGTGTGGCCTATTGGCTGGCAGGCATGAACCCCTTTGATGCCATCGTGCACGCACTCACCTCGATTGCGACGGGCGGATATTCGACCTCAGATCAATCTTTCGGTCGATGGGAAGACAACGGGATCCAGTGGCTTGCCACGCTCTTCATGCTGTCGGGGACCTTGCCCTTCGTCTTGTATGTGCGGTTCTTGGCTGGGGACCGGAGGGCGTTTTTTGATCGCCAGGTCAAGTCTTTGCTAGGGCTTCTGGCAGTGTCGGTGGGTGGGATTGGAACGTGGTTGGCTGCATCCGGCCAATATGGGTTTGAGCAGGCTTATCGCTACGCTGCTTTCAGTGTGGTTTCTGTGGTTACCACCACAGGCTATGCCGTAACCGACTATGGCCAATGGGGAGCGGCAATCGTAGGGGTGTTTTTCCTGTTGACGTTTGTTGGCGGGTGCACAGGCTCCACGAGCGGGGGCATCAAGATCTTTCGCTTCGAGGTCATGGCAGTGATGCTTCGCGTCCACTTCCTACGCCTGCTTTATCCCAATGGGGTCTTTCCTCGGTCCTACGACGGCAAGCCGCTCTCCGACGAGGTGATCGGCTCAGTGGTGGCGTTTTTAACGGTGTTTTTGGTTTGCTATGCCGTCATTACGGTCGTGCTGCTTGGGCTCGGGTTGGACTTCCTAACCAGCGCCAGCGGCGCGGCCACGGCGCTGTCCAACGTAGGACCGGGACTAGGGGAGACCATTGGGCCAGCAGGGACGTTCGCCTCGCTGCCAAGCGCAGCCAAATGGGTGCTGTCGTTCGCGATGCTGCTGGGTAGACTCGAGCTCTTCACTGTGTTGATCATCTTCCTGCCTCGCTTCTGGCGGGGATGA
- a CDS encoding DNA-binding protein codes for MPDSVTKGEAFAAIESLLANGKPPHHLNVRAALGGRGSGPTLSRFVAAWFAERAALLAGRPSSVADMALADVIAALKSLGEPDAQGNVLANLPSAFERIGLTLDQLFIVLHAWESDLERREGILAKTNTTLASEIT; via the coding sequence ATGCCTGACTCAGTCACGAAAGGCGAGGCTTTTGCAGCGATCGAGTCGCTTCTCGCCAACGGAAAGCCACCTCATCATTTGAATGTCCGCGCAGCCCTAGGAGGCCGCGGCAGTGGGCCAACACTAAGCCGGTTCGTAGCCGCGTGGTTTGCAGAACGAGCAGCATTGCTGGCAGGTCGGCCGAGCTCAGTTGCCGACATGGCTCTTGCTGATGTCATTGCAGCTCTTAAGAGCTTGGGGGAGCCAGATGCCCAAGGAAATGTTCTTGCAAATCTGCCGAGTGCATTTGAGAGAATTGGGCTAACCCTCGACCAACTGTTCATAGTCCTACACGCCTGGGAATCTGATTTGGAGCGACGGGAAGGCATCTTGGCCAAGACGAACACGACGCTGGCAAGCGAAATCACATAG
- a CDS encoding ISL3-like element ISStma11 family transposase, with protein sequence MTDFLQLRSLKTLEILTSEDSYVVKAEGVNQWVTCPLCKTGRLHGHGSQEQSFQDTPTHGKSVVIFIQRRRYRCTSCTKTLFEPVADLDGKRQATARLVRYIRDQSFSKTFAALAREVAVDEKTVRHVFDDFIEEVEAKTQFRTPRVLGIDELKIIGQYRAMITNVERKTVFDIRPSRAKAELMPYFRDLRDKDSVEWVAMDMYHVYRQVVRATLPQARIVVDRFHIQRMANDALEKLRKRIRKDLSTRQRLKLKDERFLLLKRQHDLTGRDMDRMREWFQQFPLLSEAHALKEGFLSIWDQKTRPAAEAACAKWQANIPTELAATFKDLTTAVHNWHDEIFAYFEQPITNAYTESVNRVAKDMNRMGRGYSFEVLRARMLYDKKARKDGSVIETVLVDDDDPMTTDFVFQRMTTAATRKKKITRVVEYGPYLPTLARLLEEGYFE encoded by the coding sequence GTGACGGACTTTCTCCAGCTGCGAAGCCTGAAGACGCTTGAAATCCTGACCAGCGAGGACAGTTACGTCGTCAAGGCCGAAGGCGTCAATCAGTGGGTGACCTGCCCGCTGTGCAAGACCGGACGCCTGCATGGTCACGGCTCACAGGAACAGTCGTTTCAGGACACACCGACGCACGGCAAATCCGTCGTGATCTTCATCCAGCGCCGTCGCTATCGCTGTACAAGCTGCACCAAGACCTTGTTTGAGCCTGTGGCGGACCTTGATGGAAAACGCCAAGCCACGGCGCGTCTGGTGCGTTATATCCGCGACCAGTCCTTCTCCAAGACCTTTGCGGCCCTTGCCCGGGAAGTAGCCGTGGACGAAAAGACGGTCCGCCACGTCTTCGACGATTTCATCGAGGAGGTCGAGGCCAAGACCCAGTTCCGGACGCCGCGGGTGCTGGGTATCGACGAGCTCAAGATCATCGGCCAGTACCGGGCCATGATCACCAACGTCGAGCGCAAGACCGTGTTCGATATCCGCCCCAGCCGGGCCAAAGCCGAGTTGATGCCCTATTTCCGCGACCTGCGGGACAAGGACTCGGTCGAGTGGGTGGCGATGGACATGTACCACGTTTATCGGCAGGTGGTGCGCGCCACGCTGCCACAGGCCCGGATCGTGGTCGATCGATTCCATATCCAGCGCATGGCGAACGACGCGCTGGAGAAGCTGCGCAAGCGCATTCGCAAGGATTTGTCCACCCGGCAGCGCCTCAAACTCAAGGACGAGCGGTTCCTGCTGCTCAAGCGGCAGCACGACCTGACAGGGAGAGATATGGACCGGATGCGGGAATGGTTCCAACAGTTCCCGCTCCTAAGCGAAGCCCACGCGCTCAAGGAAGGATTTCTGTCGATCTGGGATCAGAAGACCCGCCCAGCAGCAGAAGCCGCCTGCGCGAAGTGGCAGGCCAATATTCCGACCGAATTGGCGGCCACGTTCAAGGACCTGACCACCGCCGTGCACAACTGGCACGACGAAATCTTCGCCTACTTCGAGCAGCCGATTACCAATGCCTATACTGAGTCAGTCAACCGAGTGGCCAAAGACATGAACCGCATGGGCAGGGGTTACAGCTTCGAGGTGCTTCGGGCGCGCATGCTCTACGACAAGAAGGCGCGCAAGGATGGCTCGGTTATCGAAACCGTGTTGGTCGATGACGACGACCCAATGACCACGGACTTCGTGTTCCAGCGGATGACCACGGCGGCAACGCGCAAGAAGAAGATCACGCGCGTGGTCGAGTACGGCCCCTATCTCCCGACGCTGGCGCGGCTACTCGAAGAGGGGTATTTCGAATAG